The Mauremys mutica isolate MM-2020 ecotype Southern chromosome 1, ASM2049712v1, whole genome shotgun sequence genome has a segment encoding these proteins:
- the LOC123354055 gene encoding olfactory receptor 51G2-like, translating into MSAVNDNKFTPAVFLLTGIPGQEDIHLWVSVLFCFMYVISIVGNSVILFIIKTDPILHEPMYIFLSMLAVTDLGLLIATIPMILGLFLFNSRKISLDACFAQLFFIHSLQFIESSVLLLMAFDPFIAICNSLRYASILTLPRIAKMGLVFVLRAVAVIFPLPFLLKRFRFFRANVFSHSYCLHQDVIKLVCSDITVNNVYGLFITVITVGLDSLLIFLSYVMILKAVLSITSPTKCLRALNTCVSHLCAVLLFYMPEFSLTVIQRFWKSSSPLLQIILGYIYLLVPPLMNPIVYSMKSNHLRARIIRVFVK; encoded by the coding sequence atgtcagctgtcaatgacaaCAAATTCACACctgcagtgttccttctcactgggatacctgggcaggaagacATCCATCTCTGGGTCTCTGTCCTCTTCTGCTTCATGTATGTTATTTCAATAGTAGGAAATTCAGTtattctgttcattataaaaacagatccaatcctccatgagcccatgtacattttcctttccatgttggccgTCACAGATCTTGGCTTATTGATAGCCACCATACCGATGATATTGGGCCTATTCTTGTTTAACTCTAGAAAGATCAGCCTTGATGCTTGTTTTgctcagctgttcttcatccactctCTGCAATTCATTGAATCCTCTGTGCTCTTGTTGATGGCATTTGACCCCTTCATCGCAATCTGTAACTCGCTGAGATATGCCTCCATCTTAACCCTGCCGAGAATAGCCAAGATGGGACTGGTGTTTGTGCTAAGAGCAGTGGCAGTAATATttccactcccctttctcctgaaaCGGTTCCGATTCTTTCGAGCCAATGTCTtctcccattcctactgcctgcaccaggaCGTCATAAAGCTGGTTTGTTCGGACATCACAGTCAACAACGTCTATGGCTTGTTTATTACAGTCATAACAGTGGGGTTGGACTCGCTGCTCATTTTCctctcttatgtgatgatccTCAAAGCAGTGCTGAGCATCACGTCCCCCACAAAATGCCTTagggccctgaacacctgcgtctcccacctctgcgccGTCCTGCTCTTCTACATGCCAGAGTTCAGCCTGACTGTCATACAGAGATTCTGGAAGAGCTCTTCTCCCTTGCTTCAAATTATCCTGGGCTACATCTACCTGCTGGTTCCCCCTTTAATGAATCCAATCGTGTACAGCATGAAAAGCAACCATCTTCGAGCAAGGATAATCAGGGTGTTTGTCAAGTAA